In a genomic window of Candidatus Tumulicola sp.:
- a CDS encoding penicillin-binding protein 2, translating to MTNRAIRALSGFFVLLFAILAARQAYVQVVAAPSIAARPNNPRHALLDAARGRILATDGTVLAETVGGRRQYPMGSALAQTVGYLSTRYGTSGIEQAFDRALTPPDSAGDPSAQLATIVAALHGQSLVEHGADVVTTIVPTVQQRLFDLLSKYPRAAGVVLDPRSGAVLALGSVPSYDPNDFDNEFAQLSADTRSPLLNRALAGLYPPGSTFKMFTAAAALDNGTVTMQSHFEDPGYFQIGDFTLHDNEGEATGYADLTTAFALSSNVDFAQIALKMGTDSFYRYLDRWGIGGSLDFQLPAERASVPPQAGLVPGELAQMGFGQGALLMTPLQMALIGSTIAADGVEPRPFVVRQIVRDGVPASVSQSSALSNPVSPAVAANVTAMMIAVVQRGTGTVAKLPHITVAGKTGTATNPLGRSHSWFVCFAPAEHPRVAVAVVVENVGYGATYAGPIARDVLATALQSAGP from the coding sequence GTGACCAACCGCGCGATTCGGGCGCTGTCGGGTTTTTTCGTTCTGCTGTTTGCGATCTTGGCGGCGCGCCAAGCCTACGTGCAGGTCGTCGCCGCTCCCTCGATCGCGGCACGTCCGAATAATCCGCGTCACGCGCTGCTCGATGCGGCGCGTGGGCGCATCTTGGCAACCGACGGGACCGTTTTGGCCGAAACTGTCGGTGGCCGGCGGCAGTACCCGATGGGTTCCGCGCTGGCGCAAACCGTCGGCTATCTCTCGACGCGCTACGGGACCAGTGGAATCGAGCAAGCCTTCGACCGTGCTCTGACGCCGCCCGACAGTGCCGGCGATCCGAGCGCGCAACTTGCGACCATCGTTGCCGCTCTGCACGGCCAATCGCTCGTCGAGCACGGTGCCGATGTCGTGACGACGATCGTGCCGACCGTGCAGCAACGTCTGTTCGATCTACTGTCGAAGTATCCGCGCGCCGCGGGCGTCGTGTTGGACCCGCGTAGCGGCGCGGTGCTCGCGCTTGGAAGCGTGCCGAGTTACGATCCCAACGACTTCGATAACGAGTTCGCGCAACTATCGGCCGACACGCGCAGCCCGCTGCTCAATCGCGCGCTCGCCGGCTTGTATCCGCCGGGTTCGACGTTCAAAATGTTCACGGCGGCGGCCGCCCTCGATAACGGCACCGTGACGATGCAATCGCACTTCGAGGATCCCGGATATTTTCAAATAGGCGACTTTACGCTGCACGACAACGAGGGTGAAGCAACGGGGTACGCCGATCTCACCACCGCCTTCGCGCTCTCGAGTAACGTCGACTTCGCGCAAATCGCGCTCAAGATGGGCACGGACTCGTTTTACCGGTATCTCGACCGTTGGGGCATCGGCGGCTCGCTCGACTTTCAACTTCCGGCCGAGCGCGCATCGGTGCCGCCACAAGCGGGTCTCGTACCCGGCGAACTGGCACAGATGGGCTTCGGGCAAGGCGCGCTGCTGATGACGCCACTGCAAATGGCGCTGATTGGTTCGACCATCGCCGCGGACGGCGTGGAACCACGTCCGTTCGTGGTGCGCCAAATAGTGCGCGACGGCGTCCCGGCCAGCGTGTCCCAGTCGTCGGCCCTTTCGAACCCGGTATCGCCTGCGGTGGCCGCGAACGTAACGGCAATGATGATTGCTGTGGTGCAGCGCGGAACCGGAACCGTGGCCAAGCTGCCGCATATCACCGTCGCCGGAAAGACCGGTACCGCGACCAACCCGTTGGGGCGCTCCCACTCGTGGTTCGTCTGCTTCGCGCCGGCCGAACATCCGCGCGTCGCGGTGGCGGTCGTGGTCGAAAACGTCGGGTACGGCGCGACTTACGCGGGCCCGATTGCGCGCGACGTCTTGGCGACCGCTCTGCAAAGCGCAGGTCCGTGA
- a CDS encoding DUF58 domain-containing protein translates to MTIRDALLRGKRRPRALGAGSPTVYRGDGYEFVELRAYVPGDDVRRIDWAATARAATLQSRVVLEDVALTLAAIVDGSGSMRVGRRRPLLSAAAEATSAWFGAATADDRCINVASDWMTPAALQRSRHAAIAASAQPGPFDCARAFQTALNALPRGTALLAIGDWFDLGAGDDALVHRLGARFDCTVLVARDPWYDGLPLGGIVRVRGAEGGAVRAYVGGRERRAYARAVRARESSVVQRFAQANWRTGLLHERDGGGSLHEAFGLAYRGVPA, encoded by the coding sequence ATGACGATTCGCGACGCGTTGTTGCGAGGTAAGCGGCGACCGCGCGCGCTAGGGGCGGGATCGCCGACGGTCTATCGTGGCGACGGCTACGAGTTCGTCGAGTTGCGCGCCTACGTCCCCGGCGACGACGTGCGACGCATCGATTGGGCGGCAACCGCGCGCGCGGCGACGTTGCAATCGCGGGTGGTTCTCGAAGACGTTGCGTTGACGTTGGCCGCCATCGTCGACGGGTCGGGATCGATGCGCGTCGGTCGCCGCAGGCCGTTGCTATCTGCGGCTGCCGAAGCGACGTCGGCGTGGTTCGGAGCTGCGACCGCCGACGACCGGTGCATCAACGTCGCGTCCGATTGGATGACGCCCGCAGCGCTGCAACGCTCGCGTCACGCAGCGATCGCCGCATCGGCGCAGCCGGGCCCGTTCGATTGTGCGCGCGCTTTCCAGACGGCGCTGAATGCATTGCCGCGCGGCACCGCGTTGCTAGCGATCGGCGATTGGTTCGATCTCGGCGCCGGCGACGACGCATTGGTGCATCGCCTTGGAGCGCGCTTCGATTGCACGGTGCTGGTCGCGCGCGATCCGTGGTACGACGGCTTGCCGTTGGGCGGCATCGTTCGCGTACGCGGAGCCGAAGGCGGAGCGGTTCGCGCGTACGTCGGAGGACGCGAGCGCCGCGCTTACGCTCGCGCCGTCCGAGCGCGCGAGTCGAGCGTCGTACAGCGTTTCGCGCAAGCGAACTGGCGCACCGGCCTGCTGCACGAGCGCGACGGCGGAGGCTCGTTGCATGAAGCATTTGGACTGGCGTATCGCGGGGTGCCGGCGTGA
- the ruvC gene encoding crossover junction endodeoxyribonuclease RuvC: MRVLGIDPALRTTGYGVVEGTHVRMRLIEAGVVRPRASDTLERRLRELHAGITDVISQTQPESVVIEELYTTYRNPGTAILMAHARGVLCLAAAQAGLTVHSIGHSHVKRALVGSGSARKDQVNAMVTQLLGLRRAPEPEDVSDALALALAFVNMSPVLQRLGRVHG, from the coding sequence ATGCGCGTATTAGGCATCGATCCGGCGTTGCGAACCACCGGATACGGCGTCGTCGAGGGAACGCACGTCCGCATGCGGCTGATCGAAGCCGGCGTGGTGCGCCCGCGCGCGAGTGACACGCTCGAACGGCGTTTGCGCGAACTGCACGCCGGTATTACCGACGTGATCTCGCAGACGCAACCCGAATCGGTAGTAATCGAAGAATTATATACAACGTACCGTAACCCAGGGACGGCAATTCTCATGGCCCACGCGCGCGGCGTGTTATGTTTGGCGGCCGCGCAGGCGGGCCTCACGGTGCATTCGATCGGCCACTCGCACGTCAAGCGCGCGCTGGTCGGCTCGGGCAGCGCGCGCAAGGATCAAGTGAACGCAATGGTCACGCAACTACTCGGGTTGCGGCGTGCTCCGGAGCCGGAAGACGTTTCCGACGCGCTAGCGTTAGCGCTGGCCTTCGTCAACATGTCGCCGGTGCTCCAACGGCTCGGCCGCGTGCACGGCTGA
- the pknB gene encoding Stk1 family PASTA domain-containing Ser/Thr kinase produces the protein MIEERIFNNRYKLDKKLGEGGMATVFGGIDTVLRRRVAIKVLREQYAADQEFVRRFYQEAESAARLSHPNIVNTYDVGHEGDAYYIVMELVDGPSLADIIAADGKLPEPVALDYGIQIASGLAYAHRSGLLHRDIKPANILVTKDDVVKLSDFGIARAVSTQTMALTKPGLVMGSVYYISPEQAQGHDLHETSDLYSLGVVLYQMLTGDLPYSGESPVTVALKHIGDPVPTVPAGRLGVSPALAAIVNRLLQKRPENRFTSAAELATALREARERPSVAGYRISDDAPTQAMNAARPLPPRRTPMPDRTVADEREGRNYTGTIVLLLAFLAAATGAGYYFFGRPLPSLKTSIAVADFTNMSDAQAQQTAVNGGLRVRFVKSPSDTVAMNHVIRQNPPAGTKVDPNSLVELVVSNGKPTVGLMDARGFTGVDAQRILQHLGFAVTVVRQFDNTLKDTVIDQKPKAGTQVPQASRITLIVSDGPKPIDVPKFVGLTSDKAQALAAKLGITLTLTQQAVTGVPADTIASQNVTAGQQLGAGQAVAAIVSTGEQDVPAQPTSGATTAVPGVVGRTYQEAVSAITGAGFSARMQFQVQVNLPQNRPIAVVAQDPSASTPLSQGSPVTLTFAVSGEVPDTEGMGVEQAKSTLASYGYSVQHIQYTNNAGAGGRAVGTDPAVGTSLPPGSSVTLIVNGTGPQ, from the coding sequence GTGATCGAAGAGCGGATTTTCAACAACCGCTACAAGCTGGACAAAAAGCTCGGCGAGGGCGGCATGGCGACCGTCTTCGGCGGTATCGATACGGTGCTCCGCCGTCGCGTCGCAATCAAGGTATTGCGCGAACAGTACGCCGCCGATCAAGAGTTTGTCCGCCGCTTCTACCAAGAGGCCGAATCGGCCGCGCGGCTTTCGCATCCCAATATCGTCAATACATATGACGTGGGCCATGAAGGCGACGCGTACTACATCGTCATGGAATTGGTCGACGGTCCTTCGCTGGCCGATATCATCGCGGCCGACGGCAAGCTGCCCGAACCGGTGGCATTGGACTACGGTATCCAAATCGCCAGCGGTTTGGCGTACGCGCATCGCAGCGGCCTGTTGCACCGCGATATCAAGCCGGCCAATATTCTGGTCACCAAAGATGACGTCGTGAAGTTGTCGGACTTCGGGATTGCGCGGGCCGTCTCGACACAAACCATGGCCCTCACCAAGCCGGGCTTGGTGATGGGCAGCGTCTATTACATTTCGCCCGAACAAGCGCAAGGCCACGACCTGCACGAAACGTCCGACTTATACAGTTTGGGCGTCGTGCTGTACCAGATGCTGACCGGCGACCTGCCGTATTCGGGCGAGTCGCCGGTGACGGTGGCGCTCAAACACATCGGCGATCCGGTGCCGACCGTTCCCGCCGGACGGCTGGGTGTGAGTCCGGCGTTGGCAGCGATCGTCAACCGGCTGCTGCAGAAGCGTCCTGAGAATCGTTTTACGTCGGCCGCCGAGTTGGCAACCGCGTTACGCGAAGCGCGCGAGCGCCCCAGCGTTGCCGGTTATCGCATCTCCGACGACGCGCCGACGCAGGCGATGAACGCAGCACGCCCGTTGCCGCCGCGCCGGACCCCAATGCCCGACCGCACGGTCGCCGACGAACGCGAAGGCCGAAATTACACCGGAACGATCGTGCTGTTGCTCGCGTTCTTAGCGGCTGCAACCGGCGCCGGCTATTATTTTTTCGGGCGTCCGCTACCGTCGCTGAAGACCTCGATCGCCGTCGCGGACTTCACCAATATGAGCGACGCTCAGGCCCAGCAAACTGCAGTGAACGGCGGTTTGCGCGTTCGCTTCGTCAAGAGCCCGAGCGACACGGTAGCGATGAATCACGTCATCCGCCAAAATCCGCCGGCGGGTACCAAAGTCGATCCGAATTCGCTGGTCGAGCTGGTGGTGAGCAACGGAAAGCCGACGGTCGGATTGATGGACGCGCGCGGATTTACGGGCGTCGACGCGCAGCGCATTCTGCAACATCTCGGATTTGCCGTGACCGTCGTGCGCCAATTCGATAATACGCTCAAAGACACGGTTATCGATCAAAAGCCGAAGGCCGGAACGCAAGTACCGCAAGCGAGTCGCATCACGCTGATCGTTTCGGATGGTCCCAAGCCCATCGACGTCCCGAAGTTCGTCGGTTTGACATCCGACAAAGCACAAGCGTTGGCGGCGAAGCTCGGCATCACGCTCACCTTAACGCAGCAAGCCGTGACCGGCGTTCCGGCCGATACGATCGCATCGCAAAACGTGACCGCGGGTCAACAGCTGGGAGCGGGACAAGCCGTCGCGGCAATCGTGAGCACCGGCGAACAAGATGTTCCCGCGCAACCGACCAGCGGGGCGACGACCGCCGTTCCCGGCGTGGTCGGGCGCACCTATCAGGAAGCCGTTAGCGCGATTACCGGCGCCGGTTTTAGCGCGCGCATGCAGTTTCAAGTGCAAGTAAATCTCCCGCAGAACCGGCCGATTGCAGTCGTCGCGCAAGATCCGTCGGCGTCCACGCCGCTCTCGCAAGGCTCGCCGGTAACGTTGACATTTGCCGTATCCGGCGAAGTCCCCGACACCGAAGGCATGGGGGTTGAGCAGGCCAAGTCGACGTTGGCGAGTTACGGCTATTCGGTGCAGCACATACAGTACACCAACAACGCCGGCGCGGGCGGCCGTGCCGTGGGTACCGATCCGGCCGTCGGAACGAGCCTTCCACCCGGGTCGAGCGTGACGTTGATCGTCAACGGCACCGGCCCGCAATAG
- the pdxH gene encoding pyridoxamine 5'-phosphate oxidase, whose translation MIPYDVAPGDDPIATLTRWIEAARDARSITADSMCVATVDAQGRPSARIVLLRGFDRAGLRFYTSYLSRKGRELSDNPAVAAVLHWPELERQVRVEGVARALSDDESDAYFESRPRGHRLGAWASEQSEPVDDHALLEERFEAYQARFEGQDVPRPHSWGGYAIVPQRIEFWQSRPNRLHDRMRFERSHDGWSAVRLQP comes from the coding sequence GTGATCCCGTACGACGTTGCTCCCGGAGACGATCCAATCGCGACGCTGACACGCTGGATAGAAGCGGCGCGCGACGCACGTTCGATTACGGCCGACAGCATGTGCGTGGCCACGGTCGACGCACAGGGACGTCCGTCGGCCCGCATCGTGCTGCTGCGTGGATTCGATCGTGCCGGCTTGCGCTTCTACACTTCGTATCTAAGCCGGAAAGGGCGCGAACTCAGCGATAATCCGGCGGTTGCGGCCGTGCTGCATTGGCCCGAGCTGGAACGGCAAGTGCGCGTCGAAGGCGTGGCCCGCGCTTTATCCGATGATGAATCGGACGCGTATTTCGAGTCGCGCCCACGCGGGCATCGCTTAGGGGCGTGGGCGTCGGAGCAAAGCGAACCCGTCGACGACCACGCACTGTTGGAGGAGCGTTTCGAAGCGTACCAAGCTCGCTTTGAGGGACAAGACGTGCCGCGCCCGCATTCGTGGGGCGGCTACGCGATCGTACCGCAGCGTATCGAATTCTGGCAGAGCCGACCCAACCGGCTGCACGATCGAATGCGCTTCGAACGTTCGCACGATGGGTGGAGTGCCGTTCGCCTCCAGCCGTAG
- the carB gene encoding carbamoyl-phosphate synthase large subunit: MPRNVMVIGSGPIVIGQAAEFDYAGVQACRALREEGHRIVLVNSNPATIMTDPEIADAVYLEPLTVESIEQIIARERPDALLPTLGGQTGLNLAVELDEAGILEKYGVETLGTPIETIKLAEDRDRFKKKMIEIGEPVPESEIITDIEAGVAFAERKGYPLVIRPAYTLGGTGGGIAYDEKQLREFLDAGLTASLIHQVLLETSLLGWKEIEYEVLRDKAGNCITVCNMENIDPVGVHTGDSIVVAPSQTLSDLEYQMLRSASINVIRALNVQGGCNIQFALHPDRSEYAIIEVNPRVSRSSALASKATGYPIAKIATRIALGQTLDQIPNPVTGVTKAAYEPTLDYVIVKIPRWPFDKFPLADTRLGTQMKSTGEAMGIGRTFRAALIKAIRGLDLKRRSLTGALYDWSRDELETEIAKPSHERLFAVAELLRRDMFPERFDASDRHGAIERIAELSSIDRFWLNEFADLVELEERLRVDPSPGDRRQAAEWGYDRSMASAEPAAFRMVDTAAAEFPAKSPYYYLSRGESDEMRAVAREAVVVVGSGPIRIGQGIEFDYSCVHAAWALKAAGFAPVVVNNNPETVSTDFDISDVLIFEPPAADEVEAAYRATNARGVMLAFGGQTAINLAAELSARGVRIVGSDRASLDMAENREQFDAALSRLNVARPQGHAARSFREARAIARELGFPVLVRPSFVLGGRAMEIVYNEGQLASYAESAPDIVPDAPLLVDKYLRGLELEVDAVFDGHDILIPGIFEHVERAGIHSGDSISAYPAQTIDAAMERRIAEVTEAVARELKIRGLINIQFVVHDDQLYIIEANPRASRTVPIIQKATGINIVAAATRVGLGERLRDMPYGTGLRPAVPFVVVKVPVFSFSKMRGVETILGPEMKSTGEVLGIDATFAGALRKGFIAAGVRMPGSGGRILVSIADAEKAEAVPVLRRYAELGHTLVATPGTRRVLEAAGIACEPINKIAEGSPHVLDLISSRRVDLVINDAAGPREISDNYKIRRAAVEAGIACLTSLDTARALAEALGSRAEAPRSLQEYAAAHTTIAT, encoded by the coding sequence ATGCCCCGGAATGTAATGGTCATCGGCTCTGGACCGATCGTCATCGGTCAGGCTGCCGAATTCGACTACGCCGGCGTGCAAGCGTGCAGGGCGTTGCGCGAGGAAGGCCACCGGATCGTCCTCGTCAACTCGAATCCGGCGACGATCATGACGGATCCCGAGATTGCCGACGCGGTGTATCTCGAGCCGCTGACCGTTGAATCCATCGAACAAATCATCGCGCGCGAGCGGCCCGACGCATTGCTGCCCACGTTGGGCGGCCAGACCGGCCTGAATCTTGCCGTCGAACTCGACGAAGCCGGAATTCTTGAAAAATACGGCGTCGAAACGTTAGGGACGCCGATCGAAACGATCAAGCTGGCCGAAGACCGCGACCGTTTTAAGAAGAAGATGATCGAGATCGGCGAGCCGGTTCCCGAGAGCGAGATCATCACCGACATCGAGGCCGGCGTCGCATTTGCCGAACGCAAAGGTTACCCGCTAGTCATCCGGCCGGCCTACACCCTCGGTGGCACCGGCGGCGGCATCGCCTACGACGAAAAACAGCTGCGCGAGTTTCTCGACGCGGGATTGACGGCCAGCCTCATCCATCAAGTGCTGCTCGAGACCTCCTTACTCGGTTGGAAAGAGATCGAGTACGAAGTGCTGCGCGACAAAGCCGGCAACTGTATCACCGTGTGCAACATGGAAAACATCGATCCGGTCGGCGTGCATACCGGCGACTCGATCGTCGTCGCGCCCTCGCAGACGCTGTCGGATCTCGAATATCAGATGCTGCGCAGCGCGAGCATCAACGTCATTCGTGCGCTCAACGTGCAGGGCGGCTGCAACATTCAGTTCGCGTTGCATCCGGATCGCAGCGAATACGCGATCATCGAAGTCAATCCACGCGTTTCGCGCAGTTCTGCACTGGCATCGAAAGCTACCGGGTATCCGATCGCCAAGATCGCGACGCGTATCGCGCTAGGCCAGACGCTCGACCAAATTCCAAACCCGGTCACGGGCGTCACTAAAGCTGCGTACGAGCCGACGCTGGATTACGTCATCGTAAAAATCCCGCGTTGGCCATTCGATAAATTCCCACTTGCCGATACGCGTTTGGGAACGCAGATGAAATCCACGGGCGAAGCGATGGGCATCGGACGCACGTTTCGCGCAGCGCTGATCAAGGCGATCCGCGGGCTGGATCTCAAGCGGCGGTCGTTGACCGGCGCGCTGTACGACTGGAGCCGCGACGAACTCGAAACGGAAATTGCAAAGCCGTCGCACGAGCGGCTGTTCGCGGTGGCCGAGTTACTGCGTCGCGACATGTTCCCGGAGCGATTCGATGCCAGCGACCGGCATGGCGCGATCGAGCGCATCGCCGAACTGTCGTCGATCGACCGCTTTTGGCTCAACGAGTTCGCCGACCTCGTCGAGTTGGAAGAGCGCCTGCGCGTCGACCCGTCGCCGGGCGACCGGCGGCAAGCCGCCGAGTGGGGCTACGATCGGAGCATGGCCTCGGCCGAACCGGCTGCATTTCGCATGGTCGATACCGCGGCTGCTGAGTTTCCGGCCAAGTCTCCGTATTACTATCTGTCACGCGGCGAAAGCGACGAGATGCGCGCCGTCGCGCGCGAGGCGGTAGTCGTGGTCGGCAGCGGTCCGATCCGCATCGGACAGGGCATCGAGTTCGATTACAGTTGCGTGCACGCGGCCTGGGCACTGAAGGCGGCCGGCTTCGCACCCGTCGTCGTGAACAATAATCCCGAAACGGTTTCGACGGATTTCGATATTTCGGACGTGCTGATCTTCGAACCGCCGGCAGCCGACGAAGTGGAAGCGGCATACCGCGCCACCAACGCTCGCGGCGTGATGCTGGCGTTCGGCGGGCAGACCGCGATCAATCTTGCGGCCGAGCTCAGCGCTCGCGGCGTCCGAATCGTCGGTAGCGACCGAGCGTCGCTCGACATGGCTGAGAATCGCGAGCAGTTCGACGCCGCGCTGTCGCGCCTCAACGTTGCACGTCCGCAGGGGCACGCCGCACGCAGCTTTCGCGAGGCGCGCGCGATCGCGCGCGAACTGGGCTTTCCGGTGCTGGTGCGTCCGTCGTTCGTGCTCGGCGGCCGCGCGATGGAAATCGTCTACAACGAAGGCCAGTTGGCATCCTACGCCGAGTCCGCGCCGGATATCGTCCCGGACGCGCCCTTATTGGTCGACAAATACTTGCGCGGACTCGAACTCGAGGTCGACGCGGTCTTCGACGGCCACGACATCTTGATTCCGGGCATCTTCGAACACGTCGAGCGAGCCGGCATTCATTCCGGGGATTCGATTAGCGCCTATCCGGCGCAAACGATCGACGCCGCCATGGAACGGCGTATCGCCGAGGTTACCGAGGCCGTCGCGCGCGAGCTGAAGATTCGAGGATTGATCAACATTCAATTCGTAGTGCACGACGATCAGTTGTATATCATCGAAGCCAATCCGCGCGCCAGCCGCACGGTTCCGATCATCCAAAAAGCCACCGGGATCAATATCGTCGCGGCGGCAACGCGTGTGGGATTGGGCGAACGCTTGCGGGACATGCCGTACGGAACCGGGTTGCGTCCGGCCGTGCCGTTCGTCGTGGTGAAAGTGCCGGTCTTTTCGTTTTCGAAAATGCGCGGCGTCGAAACGATCCTCGGACCCGAGATGAAGTCGACCGGCGAAGTGCTCGGGATCGACGCAACGTTTGCCGGTGCGCTCCGCAAGGGATTCATCGCAGCCGGGGTGCGTATGCCGGGCAGCGGCGGGCGCATCCTCGTTTCGATCGCCGACGCCGAAAAGGCCGAAGCGGTGCCGGTTCTGCGTCGTTATGCCGAGCTGGGACACACCTTAGTGGCGACGCCGGGTACGCGGCGGGTCTTGGAAGCGGCCGGCATCGCGTGCGAGCCGATCAATAAAATTGCCGAAGGTTCGCCGCACGTACTGGACTTGATTTCGTCGCGCCGCGTGGACCTGGTGATCAACGACGCTGCCGGTCCGCGTGAAATATCGGATAACTACAAGATTCGCCGCGCGGCGGTAGAAGCGGGTATCGCGTGTTTGACCAGTCTGGATACGGCCCGGGCCCTCGCGGAGGCGCTCGGCAGCCGGGCGGAAGCTCCCCGCAGCCTGCAAGAGTACGCCGCGGCGCACACGACAATAGCGACGTAG
- a CDS encoding VWA domain-containing protein, translating into MSVEHPWWLLFAVVLVIAFAILIVRLQRRTTARDLAYSNVDFFAQAIRPRAWIPRALTIALVAGVAGLLGAAARPHVTVPLPIHDGQVFICIDTSGSMASTDVAPTRAEAAKAAARAFINETPAGTKIGIIAFAAGAEMVQPLSSDRTAVSASLDNLPQPDGATAIGDALRLAAQNLPAAGHRVVVLITDGVNNAGSDPIEAAQWLGQHHVPVYTVGIGTQQGGLIPGTNDEATIDEDALRQYAEASGGAYARAENAVQLHDALARLARLTTVRNQEIDASLPLALAGGGLMLCAFITGLATGRYP; encoded by the coding sequence GTGAGCGTCGAGCATCCGTGGTGGTTGCTGTTTGCCGTGGTGCTGGTTATTGCGTTCGCGATCCTCATCGTGCGGCTTCAGCGGAGAACGACCGCGCGCGATCTCGCCTATTCTAACGTCGACTTTTTTGCGCAAGCGATTCGCCCGCGGGCATGGATTCCGCGCGCGTTAACGATCGCGTTAGTGGCGGGCGTCGCCGGCTTGCTCGGTGCGGCGGCGCGACCGCACGTGACGGTACCGCTGCCGATTCACGATGGACAAGTGTTCATCTGCATCGATACGTCCGGCTCGATGGCGTCGACCGACGTCGCGCCGACGCGTGCCGAAGCTGCCAAAGCTGCGGCGCGGGCGTTCATCAACGAGACGCCGGCCGGTACGAAAATCGGCATCATTGCGTTTGCCGCTGGAGCGGAGATGGTGCAGCCGCTCAGTTCCGACCGCACGGCGGTCTCGGCATCGCTCGATAATTTGCCGCAACCCGACGGCGCGACGGCAATCGGCGACGCGCTGCGGCTAGCCGCGCAGAATCTCCCGGCCGCCGGCCATCGCGTCGTCGTACTGATCACCGACGGCGTCAACAACGCCGGTTCGGATCCGATCGAGGCCGCGCAGTGGTTGGGGCAACACCACGTTCCGGTGTACACGGTCGGCATCGGCACGCAACAAGGCGGCCTAATTCCGGGGACCAACGACGAGGCCACGATCGATGAGGACGCCTTGCGACAGTACGCGGAAGCCAGCGGCGGGGCGTACGCGCGCGCCGAAAATGCGGTGCAGCTGCACGACGCATTGGCGCGTCTTGCGCGCCTGACGACGGTGCGCAATCAGGAAATCGATGCGTCGTTACCGCTAGCGCTGGCCGGTGGCGGTTTGATGCTGTGTGCATTCATCACCGGCTTGGCGACGGGAAGATATCCGTGA
- the ruvA gene encoding Holliday junction branch migration protein RuvA gives MFTRIDGPLIERTHEGAVVGAGGLGYEILLPPCIAEKIPSKPGERVTLDIFAVLNMDGNSGRFTYYGFTNPIERAFFESLLSVASIGPRSAARAFSQPMSVIARAIDRGDHAFLKTLPGIGQQKARDIVAKLQGKVAKFLLIQDAPQTPPPPMPDFASEALAVLLQLEYKRVEAETMIRETLEADPSIDDSERLLAEIYNRKSSKSPA, from the coding sequence ATGTTTACGCGCATCGACGGACCCCTGATCGAACGCACGCACGAAGGCGCGGTGGTGGGCGCCGGCGGCTTGGGTTATGAAATTCTGCTTCCGCCATGCATCGCCGAAAAAATTCCGAGCAAGCCTGGCGAACGGGTAACGCTGGACATTTTTGCGGTTCTCAACATGGACGGCAACAGCGGCCGCTTTACCTATTATGGGTTCACCAATCCGATCGAGCGCGCGTTTTTCGAATCGCTGTTGAGCGTCGCTTCGATCGGTCCGCGCTCGGCTGCGCGCGCGTTTTCGCAGCCGATGTCGGTGATCGCGCGGGCCATCGATCGCGGCGATCATGCCTTTCTGAAAACGCTGCCGGGGATCGGACAGCAAAAGGCGCGCGACATCGTGGCAAAGCTGCAAGGCAAGGTCGCAAAGTTCTTGTTGATTCAAGACGCGCCGCAGACGCCGCCGCCGCCCATGCCCGACTTCGCGAGCGAAGCACTCGCGGTGCTGCTGCAACTCGAATACAAGCGCGTCGAAGCCGAAACGATGATTCGCGAGACGCTCGAAGCCGATCCGTCGATCGACGACTCCGAGCGTCTATTGGCGGAGATATACAATCGGAAGTCGTCGAAGTCGCCGGCATGA